The genome window CGCACCTGCGCTTCCTCCTCGCTGAGGGTGGAGGTAATAAAGTCGATCCAGTTGTTGAACAGGCTGCGCACCTGGGCGTCGATGGCGCTGGCCGAGAGCTGTTGCGGTGCTGCAGTGCCGCCGCCAAAGCCGTTGATGAAGACCCCCAGACGGAAAAACACATCGGCTGGCGTCGGCAGTGTGTCCGCAATGCGATCCACCAGATTACCGCCGCTGGTATTCGTACCACCGCCGGTGGCGGTCTGGGCAAACTGGATGGTCTGGCGCACGATGGCCTGCAGGCGGCGAAAGATTTCCTTGGCCTTGTCGCCGGCACCGTTGAACTTTACCGTCACCGTGATCTCATCGCTGACGTCGATGCGATCCTTCGGCGAGCTGACATAGGCGCGCTGAGTCGTATTGAGGACGGCGGAGCCAGGCATCAGGTCGGCCTTGTCGAAGCTGATGTCGGCACCCAAGGTGCGATTCTCGACGGTGCTGCGGACCACGATGGTCCAGGTCACCAGATCCGTGCTGCTGGCGGCGGCGTCGACGCTGCGGTCGAATACGTAAGACGCATTGCCGGCCGGCTTGTCCTTGGCATAGGACCAGTCGACGAGTTGGCGCCAGACGATCTCGGCGTCGCTGAGCAGGTCCTGCACCTGCTGCACGAAATCGGTGATCGCCTGTTCGATATTGGCGGCGGAGCCGATGCTGATTTTGTCCAACAGGTTCTTGACCAGGTCAATGACTTCCTGGACCAGATCACGTTTGCCGTCGACGATAAAGGTGGAGAAGCGATGGACCTTGCTGATAGCCGGGCCCGCCGTGGGGTCGTCGTCGGGACGATAGCCGGCGTTGGTGGGTAGGGAGCGGGAGGCGTCGTTGGGGGCCTTGATCTGCGGCGCGGAGACGTTGACGAAACGGTCGCCGAACAGGCGGAGCAGGCACCCGGCATCGGCTGTGGGCGCGCTTAAATCGAGCATGCTTACCACCCCCCTAGGAGGTTATAGCGTCTAGATTGATAGACCCGATATGGTGTCCTGTCAATAATAAAGGCCTTGTGTCTTTAACGCTGGCCAGTGTCGTTGTAAAGCTGAGGCCTCGGTTAGGGGTTATCCTGCAGCGCCACTCAAAAGGGAAAACTGGCCACCTCGAAGGTCTTGGCGATCGGCCAAGATTGATTGTCGATGACCGTGACCTGGTTGTCGGCGGTGACGGCCATACAGGTCCAGCGATTTTCGCGGCTCTCATCCTTGGATGAGGTCCAGATTGTGGGGTATCTCGATGTCGGGGGTGGGGATAACGCGCCACCTGATCCGATGCCTTCAAGGTGACAAAGGCGGGCGCTGGAAAGTACTCTTCGGCATATATGTGAGCGGTTGTGAAGACCGTGGCCAACAGTGCGGCGGGTGCTGCGTTTCAGTGCGCCGGATAGGGGGCTCGCCATAACAAACACACCTTGTTGCCCTTGTGTGCCAGTCAACAAACATAGTTGTTGCTGCCAGGCAGTACCAAGCTCGGGCGGATGCTGTTCAGGGCGCGACTCGATCTGTATCTTACCAGGCTAAGTGCGGCAAATTGGATGACAGGGCATGCCCTTGAACAAATGGGTCACGACAGGGTGTTTTGGCGCAGCGAGTGGTGCGGCGATCGTGGCCTTGTGCATGTGTCTCGCTGTGCTCACCGCCTGCAGCACGTCTCAGACAACTGCGCAGACGGGTAGCGCGGCCGACCGGCCCGCTCACCATACCGAGACAGGTTTTCGCAATCCCTATCTGGCGCCCGCAGAGCGCAGTTTCTTTTCTTATCTACGCATGCGCTGGTTTGGTGACGCGCAGTGGGCCGACTACCAGGCCACGGCTGATCGGGTGCCGACGCGGCCGGCGTCCCTGGATCGGATCATGAACCCGCCCCCGCATGTGCCTCAGATCACTTGGATCGGGCACGCCACGGTGCTGGTGCAATATGCCGGGCTCAATATCCTCACTGATCCCGTATTTTCGCAGCGCGCCTCGCCATTCTCCTTTGTTGGCCCCAAGCGCGTCACGGCACCGGCCCTGACCATTGAACAGCTGCCAAAAATCGACATCGTACTGATCTCGCACAACCATTATGACCATCTGGACGAATGCACAGTGGAGGCGATCGGCGATCAAGCCACCTGGTTGGTGCCGCTGGAATATCAGGCCTGGTTCGCCGAGCGCGGCGTCACCAATGTAATCGAATTCGATTGGTGGGATAGGCGCCAGGTCGCAGGTGCCCAGGTTATCGCCACGCCCTCCCAGCACTGGACCGGGCGCGGTCTGTTCGATCGCTATGAACAGTTGTGGGCGGCCTGGGCGGTGCAGGTCGACGACTTTCGTTTCTGGTTCGGTGGCGACACCGGTTATAACGCCAAGATCTTTACCGAGATCGGGCGCCGCCTGGGCCCCTTCGATCTGGGGTTGATACCGGTGGGGGGTTATGCGCCGCGTTGGTTCATGCAGGACATGCACGTCAATCCGGAGGAGGCGGTGCAGCTGCACCGTGACATCGGCGCCCGCTTCTCCCTGGGGATCCATTGGGGGGCCTTTCCCTTGACCGCCGAACCCATCGATGAGCCGCCGGCGCGTCTGCGCCAGGCCGCACGATCCCTGACGGACTCGCGCTTCGTCACCTTCCCGGTGGGCAAGACGGTCCGGCTCGAGGGCTTCACACCCACCTCAACCTCACCTTGAAAACCCAGCGCCCACCCCTATGTTTGAAGAGTAAGCATCGACACAATCAGGCAACTCAAAAGGAGGTGTGGACATGTTCACCAATATTGCCAATCGAGGCGGCGGTCTCTTCGATGACTTCCGCCGTCTGCAACGGGAAATGGACCAGCTGTTTTCGGCCTCGCCCATGCCCAGTGGTATCCGCGCCCTGGGGCGGGAGGCCTATCCGCCCATCAATATCGGCAGCACCGAGGAGCAGGTGGATGTCTATTTGTTTGCCGCCGGCGTAGATCCCCGGAGTCTGGATATTTCCATTCAGCAAAACTTATTGACCCTGGCCGGTGAGCGTAAGCTGGACACCGAGACGGGCGTCAATTATTACCGCAAGGAGCGCTTCAACGGTGCCTTTCGTCGGGTGGTGACCCTGCCCGAGGATGTGGACCCGGATAAGGTCCAAGCCAAGTATCAGGATGGGGTGCTACACGTCACCCTTCAACGGCGTGAGTCATCCCGGCCACGTAAGATCGAAGTCCAGTAACGCAGCAGGAGGGAAATATCATGAGCGAAACACAAGACGTGACTAGCCAGGCAGGCAAGGCCGTGCAGGCGGGCCAGGAGATGGAATACGCCCTGCGCCCGCCGGTGGATATCTTTGAAGACGAGCGCGGCATCACCTTGCTGGCCGACATGCCCGGTGTGTCCAAGGATCGGCTCGACGTGGACGTGGACAGAGACAGCCTGTCCATCCAGGGCAGTTCCGCCCTCGAGGTGCCCCAGGGCATGGAGGCGCTGCATGCCGATGTGCGTTCCACCCGCTATCAGCGCAGTTTCTCCCTCAGTCGCGAGCTGGACGGGGAGAACATCACGGCCAATCTGAAAGACGGCGTGCTGACGCTGCGCATTCCCAAGCGCGAGGAGCACCAACCGCGCAAGATCGAGGTGCAGACGGGCTGATCCACGCTCCGCAACATCACCCCCGCTTCGTTCGGAGCGGGTTCGGAGCGGGGTGAGACCCGATGCGGTCGCGCGGTGCTGGCAACCGTCTTGTCGGCGTCTACACTGGATAGGTGGATTTCCAAATCGAATTCGGTCGACGACAAGGACAAGGTGAACCCCCAGTGGCGGTGACAGAGATCCATGTGGAGTGCTATGCCGGTTACCGCGCCGATCAGCGACCGCAGCGCTTCACCCTGGGTCAACGCCTGATCCAGGTGCAGGAGGTGATCGACCAGTGGTATGGGCCGGACCACCGCTATTTTAAGCTCAGGGGGGATGACGGGGGGATCTACATCCTGCGCCAGGATGAGTCGACCCAGCACTGGGAACTGAGCCTCTTCGACGCCGACAGGCGGGAGGAAACCCGCCTGTCCTCGACCTGACGCCAACGGAAACACTGTTCTGAAGGAGGTCACCATGGCCTTAGCGCTTTCTTCCCCGGCCTTTGATGCCAATGCCGAGATACCGCGCCCATTCACCTGCGATGGTGCGGACCTGTCACCGCCGCTGAGTTGGGGCGGGGTGCCGGCGCAGGCCAAGAGCCTGGTCTTGATCGTGGACGACCCCGACGCCCCGGACCCGGCGGCGCCGCAAATGACCTGGGTGCATTGGGTGGTGTACAACCTGCCCCCGTCCGCCACGGGCCTGGCTCAGGGCCAGCGCAGTGCCGAGCTGCCCCCGGGCGCGCTGGAAGGGTTGAATGACTGGAAACAGAGGGGTTATCGCGGGCCTTGTCCGCCGCGGGGACGGCATCGCTATTTTCATAAGCTGTACGCCCTGGACAAGACCCTGCCCGATCTCAGCTCGCCCACCAAGCCCCAGGTGGAGGCAGCCATGGCGGGGCATATCGTCGACAGTGTCGAGCTGGTCGGCACTTATCAACACTAGGTCGGGCCAGCATGCAGGCGGATGACAAAACAACAGCGCATGACTTGCCCCGGCAAGAGCCCAAATTCTGTCGTTGTCGTGTCTGTCATGAACACTTCTACGCCAACACCATCGCCCAGGCGCGCCAGGACTGCCGAGCGCACGCCAAGCAACAACACCCGGATTGGGGCGCAACGGTGTGTTTTTGTCCCGACTAGACCGGCCATGAGAAGGGACCGCGTTTGGACCGACGCCGTTTTCTGCGCCTGCTGGGTCTGTTAGCCGTGGCCGGGGGTGCGCGACCGTTACGGGGTCAGGGGCAGGACCGCGATCCCGCTGGGACTCGCGCCGGCGTCACCCTGTTCCTGTGCGGCGACGTGATGACCGGCCGCGGTATTGATCAGATCCTGCCCCATCCCGTTCAGCCCCGTCTGTACGAGTCCTATGTCAAGGATGCCCGCGATTATGTCGCCTTGGCAGAACGGGCCCATGGCCCGGTGCCACGTGCAGTGGACCCGACCTATGTCTGGGGCGAGGCGCTGGAGGTGTTGGCTCAGGTGGCGCCGCAGGCGCGCATTATCAACCTCGAGACCGCCGTCACCCGCCACAATGAGCCTTGGCCCAAGGGCATCAACTATCGCATGCATCCTGACAATATTGACTGCCTGACGGCGGCCAAGATCGATTGTTGTGTCCTGGCCAACAATCATGTGCTGGACTGGGGGTATGCCGGGTTGGAACAGACCCTGGCCACGCTCGCCGAGGCCGGCATCCCCAGCACCGGCGCCGGGGCCACGGCGAGTGCGGCCGCCGCCCCCGCCATCTTGGATGTCGGGGCGGGGGTGCGCGTGCGGGTATTCTCCTATGGGCTGGCGTCCAGCGGTATTTCCCCCGCTTGGCGCGCCACCGCAGAACGTCCGGGCGTCAACCTATGCCCGACCTGAGTGATGCCACTGTGCACCGTATCACCGCCCAAGTGAATCCACTCAAACAATCGGGCGACATCGTCATCGCCTCCATCCATTGGGGCGGCAACTGGGGCTATGCCATCCCGGAGGAACAACGCCGCTTTGCCCATGCCCTGATCGACACGGCCGGCGTTGATCTCATTCATGGCCATTCCTCCCATCACGTCAAGGGCATGGAGGTGTATCGGGGGCGGCCCATTCTGTATGGCTGCGGCGATTTTCTTAACGACTATGAAGGCATCGGCGGTCATGCGCAGTACCGTGGCGATCTGGGTCTGATGTACTTCCCCCGCCTAAACCCGGCCAGCGGTCGTCTGGTTGATTTTCAGCTGCACGCCACGCGTATCAAGAACCTGCGGGTCATGCGCGCCTCGGCCGAAGAGACGCAGTGGCTGCTGCAGGTCTTGAACCGAGAAGGTGAGGCCTTGGGGACCCGGGTGACCTCGCTCGGGGACGGACGGTTGCGCCTGCATTGGCGGGCGGAAAGGCAGGATTAGTTAAAGCCGCGGTCGCCGGTTTCTATATTCGTCAACATCCCGTTACGAAAGGTAAGCACGCGCATGAAACGGGTGGGGCCGAGATTGTAGGTCCATTCATCCACGCTCACGGAGACCTGCTGCCGCCCGCCTTCGATGGGGCGCGAGAGGGTTTCAAAGCGCTGTTCCTGCTGGTCCGGCGCGCCGCACAAGGCGCGGATTTCCGCCGAGGTGTCGCCCAGCGACAAACTGCTGAAATCACAGCGCTGCATGCCGGGCACCACGGTGAAGCCGCGGCTGCCGGTGTCGATGTGGGTGACCTTGCCGTCGCGGAAACTGATGATGCGCAGAAAGCGGGTGGGGCCGAAATTGTATATCCAGCGTTCGTTGATACGGCTGATGCTGCGCTCAAAATCGGTGTCCGGCAGCGCCACGATCTGTTCGCCCCAACGGTCGACCCAGGTGGGTTCGCCGCACTTTTTCTCCACCGTCAGCTTTGCATCCCCCACCGTGATCAGTCCACCGTTGCAGCGCAAGGCATAGGCCTCCTGGCTGACGCCGATGACCATACAAAAAAGGTATAGAGAAAATAAGCGGCGATAGCGGAACATCGTTGTGGT of Candidatus Tenderia electrophaga contains these proteins:
- a CDS encoding heat-shock protein Hsp20 → MFTNIANRGGGLFDDFRRLQREMDQLFSASPMPSGIRALGREAYPPINIGSTEEQVDVYLFAAGVDPRSLDISIQQNLLTLAGERKLDTETGVNYYRKERFNGAFRRVVTLPEDVDPDKVQAKYQDGVLHVTLQRRESSRPRKIEVQ
- a CDS encoding heat-shock protein; translation: MEYALRPPVDIFEDERGITLLADMPGVSKDRLDVDVDRDSLSIQGSSALEVPQGMEALHADVRSTRYQRSFSLSRELDGENITANLKDGVLTLRIPKREEHQPRKIEVQTG